One Armatimonadia bacterium genomic region harbors:
- a CDS encoding sugar-binding domain-containing protein, with product MRFRREQPEVDLCGEWSFAYVEGEPQGQYRCQEELQAAGLQELRAQVPGNFELDLQANGIIEEPFYGMNMAKLFRYETAHVWYWRRFKASEVEGMDAELVFEGVDCFAEIYLNGELIGECDNMLVEHVFPVGGKLKEDNEVFVHLRPALEEARKYDYPPHLRALGSNYDSLYVRKAPHMYGWDIMPRAISAGLWRPVRLQLRPVERLERVYLQTQSVSTAHSSADLLLCYDAKTIGKPEDVYEIALQGVCGDSEFQARSRMLFQAGRMHAHVSKAKLWWPAGRGEANLYTVTATMYKNGVQIDQMQFEHGLRKVALDRTSTTDELGRGEFCFRVNGEKLFAKGSNWVPADAYHSRDAQRIPQMLEMAEDLRCNMIRCWGGNVYEDDLFYEICDRKGILIWQDFALACTLYPQDAEFQKRLEQEARKVVQRLRQHPCIALWSGDNECDAFYKGLGIDPNTNVLTRKVLPQVVAEEDGTRPYLGSSPYIDEEAVKQPSEYLSENHLWGPRDYYKSNFYTRSLCHFASEMGYHGCPAPESLRRFISPEKVWPYQNNEEWLLHASNPVPGVNQYEYRIELMAKQIRELFGTVPDNLDDFAFASQASQAEAKKFFIEMFRCAKWRRTGILWWNLIDGWPQFSDAIVDYYFVKKLAYGFIKRAQEPLLVALREPGNWGQDVVACNDGREDLRLKWRVRDVDTDEVMAQGEGVAPADATTNLGRVPFSASWKRMYVIEWETESGKSLSHYLAGNPPFELEQYRAWLSKAGLV from the coding sequence ATGCGTTTCCGCAGAGAGCAACCCGAGGTGGACTTGTGCGGTGAGTGGTCCTTTGCCTACGTCGAAGGAGAACCCCAGGGCCAGTATCGATGCCAGGAGGAGCTGCAGGCCGCCGGTCTCCAGGAGCTTCGCGCTCAGGTGCCCGGCAACTTCGAGCTGGACCTACAGGCCAACGGCATCATCGAAGAACCCTTCTATGGGATGAACATGGCGAAGCTGTTTCGCTATGAGACGGCTCACGTGTGGTACTGGCGTCGCTTCAAGGCGTCCGAGGTGGAGGGTATGGACGCCGAACTGGTCTTCGAGGGCGTCGACTGCTTCGCCGAGATCTACCTCAATGGCGAGCTGATCGGCGAGTGCGACAACATGCTGGTTGAGCATGTGTTCCCGGTTGGCGGCAAGCTCAAGGAGGACAACGAGGTCTTCGTGCATCTGCGTCCGGCCCTCGAGGAGGCACGCAAGTACGACTATCCTCCGCATCTGCGCGCTCTGGGCAGCAACTACGACTCGCTGTATGTGCGCAAGGCCCCGCATATGTATGGTTGGGACATCATGCCCCGGGCGATCTCAGCGGGGCTGTGGCGTCCGGTGCGGCTGCAGTTGCGTCCGGTTGAGAGGCTAGAGCGCGTGTACCTCCAGACGCAGTCCGTATCGACGGCCCACAGCAGTGCCGACCTGCTGCTGTGCTATGACGCGAAGACCATCGGGAAGCCGGAGGACGTGTACGAGATCGCCCTCCAGGGCGTTTGTGGGGATTCGGAGTTCCAGGCGCGGTCGCGAATGCTGTTCCAGGCCGGCCGGATGCATGCCCATGTCAGCAAGGCGAAGCTGTGGTGGCCCGCCGGTCGGGGAGAGGCGAACCTGTATACCGTTACCGCGACGATGTACAAGAACGGTGTGCAGATCGACCAGATGCAGTTCGAGCACGGGCTACGGAAGGTGGCGCTGGATCGCACCAGCACCACGGATGAACTCGGGCGCGGTGAGTTCTGCTTCCGCGTGAACGGTGAGAAGCTCTTCGCCAAAGGCAGCAACTGGGTGCCTGCGGATGCCTACCACTCCCGCGATGCGCAGCGTATCCCGCAGATGCTGGAGATGGCCGAGGACCTGCGCTGCAACATGATCCGTTGCTGGGGTGGCAACGTGTATGAGGATGACCTGTTCTACGAGATCTGCGATCGCAAGGGGATTCTGATCTGGCAGGACTTCGCCCTTGCCTGCACTCTGTACCCGCAGGACGCCGAGTTTCAGAAGCGACTGGAGCAGGAGGCCCGGAAGGTCGTGCAGCGGCTGCGCCAGCACCCCTGCATTGCGCTGTGGTCGGGCGATAACGAGTGCGACGCCTTCTACAAGGGCCTGGGGATTGACCCGAACACGAACGTCCTCACGCGGAAGGTGCTGCCCCAGGTGGTGGCTGAGGAGGATGGAACGCGGCCCTATCTGGGGAGCTCGCCCTACATCGACGAGGAGGCCGTCAAGCAGCCCTCCGAGTACCTGTCCGAGAACCATCTCTGGGGGCCCCGGGACTACTACAAGAGCAACTTCTACACGCGGTCGCTGTGTCACTTCGCCAGCGAGATGGGCTATCACGGCTGCCCCGCGCCGGAGTCCCTTCGCCGCTTCATCTCGCCGGAGAAGGTGTGGCCCTATCAGAACAACGAGGAATGGCTGCTGCACGCCAGCAACCCAGTCCCTGGCGTCAACCAGTACGAATACCGGATCGAGCTCATGGCCAAGCAGATTCGCGAGCTGTTCGGGACGGTGCCGGACAACCTCGACGACTTCGCCTTCGCCAGTCAGGCCTCGCAAGCTGAGGCGAAGAAGTTCTTCATCGAGATGTTCCGCTGTGCCAAGTGGCGCCGCACGGGCATCTTGTGGTGGAACCTGATCGACGGGTGGCCGCAGTTCTCCGATGCCATCGTCGACTACTACTTCGTGAAGAAGCTCGCCTACGGGTTCATCAAGCGGGCACAGGAGCCGCTGTTGGTGGCCCTGCGGGAACCTGGCAACTGGGGACAGGACGTCGTCGCCTGCAATGACGGCCGGGAAGACCTGCGGCTGAAGTGGCGAGTGCGCGATGTGGATACTGACGAGGTAATGGCCCAGGGCGAGGGAGTGGCCCCGGCGGATGCTACCACTAATCTGGGTCGCGTGCCCTTCTCGGCCTCGTGGAAGAGGATGTACGTGATTGAGTGGGAGACGGAGAGCGGCAAGAGCCTCAGCCACTACCTTGCCGGGAATCCACCCTTCGAGCTTGAGCAGTACCGGGCGTGGCTTAGTAAGGCCGGACTGGTCTAG
- a CDS encoding glycoside hydrolase family 43 protein, whose translation MPTQRFDSFRPGAIWPDTDGAHINAHGGGLLWDQGTYYWFGEHKIAGPEGNRAMVGVSCYSSQDLYNWDNRGIVLPVVEDDEDHDLVRGCVIERPKVVHNARTGKYVLWFHLELRGQGYSAARTGVAVADSPLGPYEYQGSFRPDDHMSRDMTLFVDDDQTAYLLCASEDNQTLHISQLTDDYQRPAGHFERVFVGRYMEAPAICKCEGRYWFIGSGCTGWKPNTARSAVASSIWGPWEEQGNPCVGPDADLTFLAQSTYLLPVHDRPGCFLFLADQWHPENPIDGRYVWLPLEFIDGRLVVRWRDQWDLSFFDQQ comes from the coding sequence ATGCCAACACAGCGCTTCGACAGTTTCCGACCCGGAGCAATCTGGCCCGATACCGACGGCGCTCACATCAATGCCCACGGCGGCGGACTGCTCTGGGATCAGGGCACCTACTACTGGTTCGGCGAGCACAAGATCGCGGGCCCGGAGGGCAACCGGGCCATGGTCGGCGTGTCCTGCTACTCCTCGCAGGACCTGTACAACTGGGACAACCGTGGGATCGTCCTGCCGGTGGTCGAGGACGATGAGGATCATGACCTCGTGCGAGGCTGCGTGATTGAGCGGCCCAAGGTCGTCCACAATGCGCGCACGGGCAAGTACGTTCTCTGGTTTCACCTTGAGCTGCGAGGACAGGGCTACAGCGCAGCTCGCACCGGTGTGGCGGTCGCCGATAGCCCTCTGGGACCCTACGAATACCAGGGGAGCTTCCGGCCCGATGACCACATGTCCCGCGACATGACCCTCTTCGTCGATGACGACCAGACCGCCTATCTGCTCTGCGCCTCCGAGGACAACCAGACCCTCCATATCTCGCAGCTTACCGACGACTACCAGCGTCCTGCCGGGCACTTCGAGCGCGTCTTCGTCGGTCGGTACATGGAGGCCCCGGCGATCTGTAAGTGTGAGGGGCGCTACTGGTTCATCGGCTCGGGCTGCACGGGCTGGAAGCCAAACACGGCTCGCTCGGCAGTCGCGTCCTCAATCTGGGGGCCCTGGGAAGAGCAGGGCAACCCTTGCGTAGGTCCTGACGCCGACCTGACCTTCCTGGCGCAGAGCACCTACCTGCTGCCCGTGCATGACCGCCCAGGCTGCTTCCTGTTCCTGGCCGATCAGTGGCATCCTGAGAACCCCATCGACGGCCGCTACGTCTGGCTGCCGCTGGAGTTCATCGACGGCCGCCTGGTCGTGCGCTGGCGCGACCAATGGGACCTGAGCTTCTTCGATCAGCAGTAG
- a CDS encoding sulfatase, with protein MRAIMLMFDSLNRRMLSPYGCDWVHTPNFQRLAEHTVTFDRSYVGSMPCMPARRELHTGRLNFLHRSWGPLEPFDDSMPAILRAKGVCSHLITDHYHYFEEGGCDYHTKYSSWENSRGQEGDPWKCDLRLKELPESDNNLHRKGPWMRQDWVNRSYMEQEENQPQPTTFRMGEEFLRTNHGEDNWFLHLETFDPHEPYFSPQRFKDLYPHDYKGPHWDWPPYQRVNQSPEAVQHMRYQSAALHSMCDYYLGRVLDMMDEMNLWDDTLLIVNTDHGFLLGEHDWWAKCSQPFYNEVAHTPLFIWDPRCRVKDERRQSLVQTIDLAPTVLEFLGQEIPADMQGKCLADTVARDTPVREAGLYGLFGGHVNCTDGRYVYMRAAADPGNQPLYEYTLMPTHMRTCFGVDELQDIGLQEPFEFTKGCRTMKIKARSWLNSHQFGTMLFDLEKDPLQETPIDDPEVEARMCEHMARLMRENDAPAEQYERLGLEPGD; from the coding sequence ATGCGAGCCATCATGCTGATGTTCGATTCGCTCAATCGCCGTATGTTGTCGCCCTACGGTTGCGACTGGGTCCATACGCCCAACTTCCAGCGGCTGGCCGAGCACACGGTCACCTTTGACCGCAGCTATGTGGGCAGCATGCCCTGCATGCCGGCGCGAAGGGAGCTGCACACCGGACGTCTGAACTTCCTGCACCGCAGTTGGGGTCCCCTGGAGCCTTTCGATGACTCGATGCCCGCGATCCTGCGCGCGAAGGGGGTCTGCAGCCACCTCATCACCGACCACTACCACTACTTCGAGGAGGGCGGCTGCGACTACCACACCAAGTACAGCAGTTGGGAGAACTCTCGCGGACAGGAGGGCGACCCCTGGAAGTGCGACCTGCGGCTCAAGGAGCTTCCGGAGAGTGACAACAACCTCCACCGCAAGGGCCCGTGGATGCGTCAGGACTGGGTGAACCGGTCCTATATGGAGCAGGAGGAGAACCAGCCGCAGCCGACGACCTTCCGCATGGGAGAGGAGTTCCTGCGGACAAACCACGGGGAGGACAACTGGTTCCTGCACCTGGAGACCTTCGATCCCCACGAGCCTTACTTCAGCCCGCAGCGGTTCAAGGACCTCTACCCGCACGACTACAAGGGCCCGCATTGGGACTGGCCGCCCTACCAGCGTGTCAACCAGAGCCCCGAGGCAGTCCAGCACATGCGCTATCAGAGCGCCGCGCTGCACAGCATGTGTGACTACTACCTGGGACGCGTTCTGGACATGATGGACGAGATGAACCTGTGGGACGACACGCTGCTGATCGTAAACACCGACCACGGGTTCCTGCTGGGCGAGCACGACTGGTGGGCGAAGTGCTCGCAGCCCTTCTACAATGAGGTGGCCCATACGCCGCTGTTCATCTGGGATCCACGTTGCCGGGTGAAGGACGAGCGTCGACAGAGCCTCGTGCAGACCATTGACCTGGCTCCGACAGTGCTGGAGTTCCTCGGGCAGGAGATTCCGGCGGACATGCAGGGCAAGTGCCTTGCGGATACCGTTGCCAGGGATACCCCCGTCCGCGAAGCCGGGCTATATGGCCTCTTCGGTGGGCATGTGAACTGCACCGACGGCCGGTACGTGTACATGCGGGCTGCGGCCGATCCGGGGAACCAGCCCCTGTACGAGTACACGCTGATGCCGACGCACATGCGTACCTGCTTCGGCGTGGACGAGTTGCAGGACATCGGGCTTCAGGAGCCCTTCGAGTTCACGAAGGGCTGCCGCACGATGAAGATCAAAGCGCGGTCCTGGCTCAACTCGCACCAGTTCGGCACGATGCTGTTCGACCTGGAGAAGGACCCGTTGCAGGAGACGCCGATCGACGACCCCGAGGTGGAAGCGAGGATGTGTGAGCACATGGCGCGGCTGATGCGCGAGAACGATGCACCGGCGGAACAGTACGAACGTCTTGGTCTGGAGCCTGGCGACTAG
- a CDS encoding diphthine--ammonia ligase: protein MQYVCSWSGGKDSCLALHRAVEEWGKPQYLLSMLAEEGTHSRSHGIPRRILEDQAEALETVLRYGVASWDDYERVFVEALQGMASEGVSTGVFGDLDLDEHRAWEEMVCSRAGMQAELPLWHEAHEALAEEFLAAGYEAIVVTVRTDALPEEFLGERYTRRFLARLRSVGVDVAGEGGEFHTLVLDGPLFRRPVRHDIVGVRRFPGYAVLELS from the coding sequence ATGCAGTATGTGTGCTCGTGGAGTGGGGGTAAGGATAGCTGTCTTGCGCTGCACAGGGCCGTTGAGGAGTGGGGTAAGCCGCAGTACCTGCTGAGCATGCTGGCAGAGGAGGGTACGCACTCACGGTCCCATGGGATCCCTCGCCGGATCCTCGAGGACCAGGCTGAGGCTCTGGAGACGGTCCTGCGCTATGGAGTGGCCTCGTGGGACGACTACGAACGGGTCTTCGTCGAGGCGCTGCAGGGCATGGCATCGGAGGGCGTCTCCACCGGCGTCTTCGGGGACCTTGACCTTGACGAGCACCGGGCGTGGGAGGAGATGGTCTGTTCGCGGGCCGGGATGCAGGCAGAGCTTCCCCTGTGGCATGAGGCCCACGAAGCGCTCGCGGAGGAGTTTCTTGCGGCCGGGTATGAGGCGATCGTGGTGACGGTCCGCACGGATGCCCTGCCGGAGGAATTCCTGGGTGAGCGGTATACCCGGCGATTCCTCGCCAGGCTGAGGTCTGTAGGGGTGGATGTGGCCGGCGAAGGTGGCGAGTTCCACACCCTTGTCCTGGACGGGCCCTTGTTTCGCCGGCCTGTGAGGCACGATATCGTCGGGGTGCGGCGTTTCCCGGGATATGCGGTGCTGGAGCTGAGCTGA